One genomic window of Agrobacterium tumefaciens includes the following:
- a CDS encoding ABC transporter ATP-binding protein, protein MADLLTIDALSAGYGKATVLYNVSLSVEQGTALALLGRNGVGKTTTLNTIVGLTRYQTGSIKLGGTSIERMAPERRVEAGVGWVPQERGVFRSLTVEENITAVARPGRWTLQAVYELFPRLQERRSNLGNQLSGGEQQMLSIARALVLNPRILLLDEPTEGLAPIIVEQLLAAIRRIVREEGLAAIIVEQHAQQILAITDRAVILDRGSVAYAGDSASLANDRETLGKYLGVGAA, encoded by the coding sequence ATGGCTGACCTACTTACGATCGATGCGCTTTCCGCCGGATATGGCAAGGCGACCGTGCTCTACAACGTCAGCCTCTCCGTCGAGCAGGGAACGGCGCTTGCGCTGCTTGGCCGCAACGGCGTCGGCAAGACGACGACGCTGAACACGATCGTCGGACTGACCCGCTACCAGACCGGCTCCATCAAGCTCGGCGGCACGTCCATCGAGCGCATGGCGCCGGAGCGAAGGGTAGAAGCAGGCGTCGGCTGGGTCCCGCAGGAGCGCGGCGTCTTCCGCTCCCTGACCGTCGAGGAAAACATCACCGCCGTTGCGAGGCCGGGACGGTGGACGCTGCAGGCGGTCTATGAGCTTTTCCCACGGCTTCAGGAGCGTCGCTCGAACCTCGGCAACCAGCTTTCAGGTGGCGAGCAACAGATGCTGTCAATCGCCCGTGCACTTGTCCTCAACCCTCGGATCCTGCTGCTAGACGAGCCGACGGAGGGTCTCGCGCCAATCATCGTCGAGCAGCTTCTAGCAGCCATCAGACGGATCGTCCGCGAGGAAGGTCTGGCCGCAATCATCGTCGAGCAGCACGCCCAGCAAATCCTGGCGATCACGGATCGCGCCGTCATTCTCGACCGCGGAAGCGTCGCCTACGCGGGCGATAGTGCCTCCTTGGCGAATGATCGCGAGACGCTGGGCAAGTATCTGGGCGTCGGGGCAGCATAG
- a CDS encoding ABC transporter substrate-binding protein, with protein MNMKSIIAGAAAMLSVMGSITISAHAEDAVKVGVVIPMTGGFQSNGRQINAALKTYVATHGDTAGGKKVEFIVKDDASSPDNALRISQELVTNDKVSILTGFGNTPTALAVAQLSKRAKIPQVIMVAATSSIMKASPYMLRTSWTIPQVASVIGKWAPENGTKKFVSIVSDYGPGKDAEEWFSKTLQENGGTIVFKVKVPLANPDFAPFLQRAADEKPDGLFVFVPTGAGAAFMKQFVERGLDKSGIKVIAMADVTDDDLLNDMGEPALGVITGGPYSTSHDSAENKSFVEAFKKNNDGMRPNMVATAAWDALNLIYKTLDKTKGDASGATFVKAAEGMQLASPRGPMSIDPETRDIVQNIYMRKVEKVGDEFYNTEFQTIENVKDPAH; from the coding sequence ATGAACATGAAAAGCATCATCGCCGGAGCAGCTGCCATGCTGTCGGTCATGGGGTCGATCACGATTTCCGCGCATGCCGAAGACGCTGTGAAGGTTGGCGTCGTCATCCCAATGACGGGCGGGTTCCAGTCTAACGGTCGCCAGATCAACGCCGCGCTGAAGACTTACGTCGCAACGCATGGTGACACCGCCGGCGGCAAGAAGGTCGAGTTCATCGTCAAGGACGACGCAAGCTCGCCAGACAATGCGCTGCGCATCTCGCAGGAACTTGTCACCAACGATAAGGTCTCGATCCTGACCGGGTTTGGCAACACGCCGACAGCGCTTGCGGTGGCCCAACTTTCCAAGCGCGCAAAGATCCCGCAGGTCATCATGGTGGCGGCCACGTCTTCCATCATGAAGGCGTCGCCGTACATGCTCCGCACATCCTGGACGATCCCGCAGGTCGCGAGCGTCATCGGCAAATGGGCTCCCGAGAACGGCACCAAGAAGTTCGTCTCGATCGTTTCGGACTATGGGCCGGGCAAGGATGCCGAGGAGTGGTTTTCGAAAACGCTGCAAGAAAACGGCGGCACGATTGTCTTTAAGGTCAAGGTGCCACTCGCAAACCCTGATTTTGCGCCCTTCCTGCAACGTGCTGCCGACGAGAAGCCCGACGGTCTCTTCGTCTTCGTTCCAACGGGCGCCGGTGCCGCATTCATGAAGCAGTTCGTCGAACGCGGTCTCGACAAGTCGGGCATCAAGGTCATCGCAATGGCCGATGTCACGGATGACGATCTGCTCAATGACATGGGCGAGCCTGCGCTTGGCGTCATCACCGGAGGCCCTTACTCCACCAGCCATGACTCCGCCGAGAACAAGTCGTTCGTCGAGGCCTTCAAGAAGAACAACGACGGCATGCGTCCGAACATGGTTGCGACTGCGGCATGGGATGCTCTCAACCTCATCTACAAGACGCTCGACAAGACCAAGGGCGACGCCAGCGGCGCGACCTTTGTGAAGGCGGCCGAAGGCATGCAACTCGCCAGCCCGCGCGGGCCGATGTCGATCGATCCCGAGACGCGCGACATCGTCCAGAACATCTACATGCGTAAGGTGGAGAAAGTCGGCGACGAATTCTACAACACTGAGTTCCAGACGATCGAGAACGTGAAGGATCCGGCACACTGA
- a CDS encoding NAD(P)-dependent oxidoreductase, which yields MIDVGLVGFGEAAQAFVSGWRADEISRRALGDVAAFDVKVEDLVSRSSLQECCNDLEVRCAEIPAEALAARQVVFSLVTADKALRAATRAAPNLSKGALFLDCNSCSPNTKSKAAAVVEGAGGIYVDVAVMAPVHPARHRTVLLLSGAGAEEALAIVSKLNMNAKIAGDTVGQASSIKMLRSVMIKGFEALTAECFLAARRAGVEAAVLASLQSSDPGLDWTKRAAYNLERMMVHGQRRAAEMIEVAATLRELGLPDRMATATAEWQRQIGGKGTRSVSDTLEARADAILGSTLD from the coding sequence ATGATAGACGTTGGCCTGGTTGGCTTTGGAGAGGCCGCGCAGGCATTCGTATCCGGATGGCGCGCCGACGAAATCAGCCGCCGCGCGCTTGGGGACGTTGCGGCTTTTGATGTGAAGGTCGAAGATTTAGTGTCACGTTCATCGCTGCAGGAGTGCTGCAACGATCTCGAAGTACGCTGTGCCGAGATTCCGGCTGAAGCTCTGGCAGCGCGCCAGGTCGTGTTTAGTCTTGTTACTGCCGACAAAGCGTTGCGGGCTGCAACACGGGCGGCCCCCAATCTCTCGAAGGGGGCTCTCTTTCTCGACTGCAATTCATGTTCCCCCAACACGAAATCAAAGGCCGCAGCCGTCGTCGAGGGTGCCGGGGGCATTTATGTCGACGTCGCGGTCATGGCACCCGTTCATCCCGCGCGTCATCGCACGGTGCTTCTGCTGTCAGGCGCAGGCGCCGAGGAAGCCCTCGCCATCGTTTCCAAGCTCAACATGAACGCCAAGATCGCAGGGGACACAGTCGGACAGGCATCCTCCATCAAGATGCTTAGGTCAGTGATGATCAAGGGCTTCGAAGCACTCACCGCAGAATGTTTTCTTGCTGCAAGGCGCGCTGGAGTGGAAGCTGCGGTGCTTGCTTCCCTGCAATCTTCCGATCCCGGGCTGGACTGGACCAAGCGAGCAGCCTACAACCTCGAGAGAATGATGGTCCATGGTCAGCGAAGAGCTGCGGAAATGATCGAGGTTGCCGCGACGCTGAGGGAACTCGGCCTTCCTGACCGAATGGCGACCGCCACGGCTGAATGGCAACGCCAGATCGGCGGCAAAGGCACTCGGTCCGTCTCGGACACGCTGGAAGCAAGGGCAGACGCGATTTTGGGGTCAACACTCGATTGA